In one Pseudomonas sp. 31-12 genomic region, the following are encoded:
- a CDS encoding 2OG-Fe(II) oxygenase → MRAMQISSDHPLLLRIVDDLAERGWSQQNIFLPLGLTRELAAECRKRAAEGELAPAAVGRGPTSEIREGIRGDHIQWLEPGQAVACDSYLGLMDSLREAMNRGLFLGLEDFESHFALYPPGAFYLKHVDRFRDDDRRMVSAVIYLNDAWLPEHGGQLRMYLKGGVEHDVVPTGGCLVVFLSGEVPHEVLPATRDRLSLTGWFRRRGNEPF, encoded by the coding sequence ATGCGCGCCATGCAAATATCCTCTGATCACCCGCTGCTGTTACGTATCGTCGACGACCTGGCCGAGCGCGGCTGGTCGCAGCAGAATATTTTCCTGCCTCTGGGTCTGACCCGGGAACTGGCGGCTGAGTGCCGTAAACGTGCAGCCGAGGGCGAACTGGCCCCGGCGGCCGTGGGACGCGGGCCAACGTCGGAGATTCGCGAGGGCATTCGCGGCGACCACATCCAGTGGCTCGAACCCGGTCAGGCGGTGGCGTGCGACAGTTACTTGGGTTTGATGGACAGTCTGCGCGAGGCGATGAATCGCGGGCTCTTCCTGGGCCTGGAAGATTTCGAAAGCCATTTCGCGCTGTACCCGCCCGGGGCGTTTTACCTCAAGCATGTCGATCGTTTTCGTGATGATGACCGGCGCATGGTCTCGGCAGTGATCTACCTCAACGACGCCTGGCTACCCGAGCACGGCGGTCAGTTGCGCATGTACCTGAAGGGCGGCGTCGAACACGATGTGGTGCCCACCGGCGGATGCCTGGTGGTGTTCCTGTCGGGCGAGGTGCCCCACGAAGTCCTGCCCGCGACCCGGGATCGCCTGTCATTGACGGGTTGGTTCCGCCGTCGTGGTAACGAGCCGTTCTGA
- a CDS encoding DUF2059 domain-containing protein has translation MRRLLFSLLMLCVLPAWADGHDQLYKVAGWPDQRAHFNDALSAAQQRYQNSLPPAVFQALVNNSNQRFAPQAVDQRAEAQLRKSLADPKPALTFFQSPLGKKIVAAELLATRRDQLAKNAKGLPKIQASDSRMLIIGHLAQALPAREAGAEVSLAIAGVAADSLSSMIPGLLGGGQAQGMLNGQRQRLMDQIGADLNNTLLYVYRDLSDEELEEFATFAESTEGKAYYQAALAAIRAGLAVGQDPANLSQ, from the coding sequence ATGCGCCGTTTGCTTTTTTCACTGCTGATGCTCTGTGTGTTGCCCGCTTGGGCAGACGGCCACGACCAGTTGTACAAGGTCGCCGGTTGGCCAGATCAGCGCGCGCATTTTAACGACGCCCTCTCAGCCGCCCAACAGCGCTACCAGAACAGCCTGCCACCGGCGGTGTTCCAAGCCTTGGTCAACAACAGCAATCAACGCTTCGCCCCCCAGGCCGTGGACCAGCGCGCCGAAGCGCAACTGCGCAAAAGCCTCGCCGATCCGAAGCCCGCACTGACCTTCTTTCAATCGCCCCTGGGCAAGAAAATCGTCGCCGCCGAACTGCTGGCGACCCGCCGCGACCAACTGGCAAAAAACGCCAAGGGCTTGCCGAAAATTCAAGCCAGCGACAGCCGCATGCTGATCATCGGCCACCTGGCCCAAGCCCTGCCAGCTCGCGAGGCTGGCGCAGAAGTCAGCCTGGCGATTGCCGGCGTCGCGGCTGACAGCCTGAGTTCGATGATCCCGGGGTTGCTCGGCGGTGGTCAGGCTCAGGGAATGTTGAACGGTCAGCGCCAGCGGTTGATGGATCAGATCGGGGCCGATCTGAACAACACGCTGCTGTATGTCTATCGCGACTTGTCGGATGAAGAACTGGAAGAGTTCGCCACGTTTGCCGAGTCCACCGAGGGCAAGGCGTATTACCAGGCGGCGTTGGCGGCGATTCGGGCGGGGTTGGCGGTGGGGCAGGATCCGGCGAATCTCAGCCAGTAA
- a CDS encoding alpha/beta hydrolase gives MSATFDPDHLRASLRPLAEWQPLSVEALAYQRFYGLDFPGRTQRSGLGRFEVDGYEVVSQVWWPERAKATLFLFHGFYDHTGLYRHVIEWALDQGFAVIACDLPGHGLSSGERASIKDFAEYQHTLQGLFAEAQSLDLPQPWHLCGQSTGGAIVIDHVLNQGVNSPAQGQVILFSPLVRPRAWGWSQLSYYLLKPFVKAIARRFSENSNDPDFLPFLQADPLQPLRLPTAWVGALARWIKRIEAAPNSPRRPLIVQGQADMTVDWEHNLEVLKAKFDRPQVLMLPEARHHLANETLAMREEYFGFLSKRIKGRNL, from the coding sequence ATGTCTGCCACTTTCGACCCCGATCATTTGCGTGCCAGCCTGCGGCCACTGGCCGAGTGGCAGCCGCTTTCCGTGGAAGCGCTGGCCTATCAGCGGTTCTACGGTCTGGATTTTCCGGGACGAACGCAGCGCAGCGGGCTGGGGCGTTTCGAGGTCGATGGCTATGAAGTGGTCAGCCAGGTCTGGTGGCCCGAGCGGGCGAAGGCGACGTTGTTTCTGTTCCACGGCTTCTACGACCACACCGGGCTCTACCGGCATGTCATCGAGTGGGCGCTGGATCAGGGCTTCGCGGTGATTGCCTGCGACTTGCCGGGGCATGGTCTGTCCAGCGGCGAGCGGGCGAGCATCAAGGATTTCGCCGAGTATCAGCACACGCTGCAAGGGTTGTTTGCCGAGGCGCAGTCGCTGGATCTTCCGCAGCCATGGCACCTGTGTGGGCAGAGCACCGGCGGCGCGATTGTGATCGATCATGTGCTCAACCAGGGCGTGAACAGTCCGGCCCAGGGTCAGGTGATTCTGTTTTCACCGCTGGTTCGACCGCGCGCCTGGGGCTGGTCACAGCTCAGTTATTACTTGCTCAAACCTTTCGTGAAAGCCATCGCCCGGCGCTTCAGCGAGAACTCCAACGACCCGGACTTCTTGCCGTTCCTGCAAGCCGATCCGTTGCAGCCGCTGCGACTGCCAACGGCGTGGGTTGGGGCGTTGGCGCGGTGGATCAAGCGCATCGAGGCAGCGCCGAACAGCCCACGGCGACCGCTGATTGTGCAGGGGCAGGCGGACATGACGGTGGATTGGGAGCATAACCTTGAGGTGTTGAAGGCCAAGTTTGATCGGCCGCAGGTGTTGATGCTGCCGGAGGCGCGGCATCATTTGGCGAATGAGACTCTGGCGATGCGGGAGGAGTATTTCGGGTTTTTGAGCAAGCGGATCAAGGGCCGGAATCTTTAG
- a CDS encoding DUF6436 domain-containing protein gives MRPAYRTTLLASLLALVCAGVLWAAYDWFQGRYLRAFSSHTAVFSGDPLRLPDDLAGPGAIRLVHFWDPACPCNVGNQQHLTELVEHYVPQGVEFYAVQKPGSHGQLPSTLSGLKTITVLPGSEQIPASPAVAIWDRSGKLAYFGPYSEGLTCNSNNSFIEPILQALSEGRAVGATHTLAVGCYCPWPEGVK, from the coding sequence ATGCGTCCGGCCTACCGCACCACACTGCTTGCCAGCCTGCTCGCCCTCGTGTGCGCCGGCGTCTTGTGGGCGGCCTATGACTGGTTTCAGGGTCGCTACCTGCGCGCTTTCAGCTCGCACACTGCGGTATTTTCCGGCGACCCACTGCGCCTGCCCGACGATCTCGCCGGCCCCGGCGCCATTCGCCTGGTGCATTTCTGGGACCCGGCCTGTCCGTGCAATGTCGGCAATCAACAACACCTGACCGAACTGGTCGAGCACTACGTACCGCAGGGTGTGGAGTTTTACGCGGTACAAAAACCCGGCAGCCACGGTCAGTTGCCCAGCACCTTGAGCGGCCTGAAAACCATCACCGTGCTCCCGGGTTCCGAACAGATTCCCGCCAGCCCGGCGGTGGCGATCTGGGACCGCAGTGGCAAACTGGCTTATTTCGGCCCGTACAGCGAAGGCCTGACCTGCAATTCGAACAACAGCTTTATCGAGCCCATCCTGCAAGCATTGAGTGAAGGCCGCGCGGTGGGCGCCACCCATACGCTGGCGGTCGGTTGCTATTGCCCTTGGCCGGAGGGCGTGAAGTAA
- a CDS encoding penicillin acylase family protein, giving the protein MKRVLTVLVLLIVTLVIGVGGYVYIKQPTRQGQVELQHLQGSVTVRYDERGVPHIRAENETDLYRTLGYVQAQDRLFQMEAMRRLARGELAEILGPKLIDTDKLFRSLRIRERAESYVAALDRQSPAWKALEAYLDGINQYQDTHAAPMEFDVLGIRKRPFTAEDSISVAGYMAYSFAAAFRTEPLLTFVRDQLGAEYLNIFELDWQPKGVLAKSRSTPGPALAAGDWKDLNALARLSEQALADNGLPQFEGSNAWVISGNRSKSAKPLLAGDPHIRFSVPSVWYEAQLSAPGFELYGHHQALVPFAFLGHNLDFGWSLTMFQNDDLDLIAEKVNPDNPNQVWYRGKWVDMVNTEQQIAVKGQAPVTLTLRQSPHGPIINDALGTAAGKTPVAMWWAFLETPNPILDGFYQLNRADTLAKARAAAAKVQAPGLNIVYANAKGDIGWWASALLPKRAAGVKPGFILDGSTNQADKEGFYPFSANPQEENPARGYIVSANFQPVSPTGMEIPGYYNLADRGQQLNRQLSDKNVKWDNEANQKLQLGTTTAYGPRLLAPLLPVLREVVSDPAERKLVEQLAQWKGDYPLDSTSATLFNQLLFNLADATMHDELGDDFFEILLSTRVIDAALPRLAATADSPWWDNRNTLGKETRADTVKVAWQASIAHLKTLLGTDFAQWQWGKAHTLTHGHPLGMQKPLDRIFNVGPFAAPGTHEVPNNLSAKIGPAPWPVTYGPSTRRLVDFADPAHSLTINPVGQSGVPFDSHYDDQAEAYVEGIYYEAHFNDEEVTANTRSTLKFLPARSAQ; this is encoded by the coding sequence ATGAAACGCGTCCTGACCGTACTTGTATTGCTGATCGTCACGCTCGTCATCGGGGTCGGCGGGTACGTGTACATCAAGCAGCCGACGCGCCAGGGCCAGGTGGAGTTGCAGCATCTTCAGGGCTCGGTGACCGTGCGTTACGACGAGCGCGGCGTGCCGCATATCCGCGCCGAAAACGAAACCGACCTCTACCGCACCCTCGGCTACGTGCAGGCTCAGGATCGGTTGTTCCAGATGGAAGCCATGCGCCGCCTCGCCCGGGGTGAGCTGGCCGAAATCCTCGGACCGAAACTGATCGACACCGACAAACTGTTCCGCAGCTTGCGTATCCGGGAGCGCGCCGAGAGTTATGTGGCCGCACTGGATCGTCAGTCACCGGCATGGAAGGCGCTGGAAGCCTATCTGGATGGCATCAACCAGTATCAGGACACTCACGCGGCGCCCATGGAGTTCGACGTGCTGGGCATCCGCAAGCGTCCTTTCACCGCCGAAGACAGCATCAGCGTCGCCGGTTACATGGCTTACAGTTTCGCCGCCGCATTTCGCACCGAACCATTGCTGACGTTTGTGCGCGATCAACTGGGTGCCGAGTACCTGAACATCTTCGAACTCGACTGGCAGCCCAAAGGTGTGTTGGCCAAATCGCGCTCCACACCTGGCCCCGCCCTCGCCGCCGGTGACTGGAAAGACCTGAACGCTCTCGCCCGCCTCAGCGAACAAGCCCTGGCCGACAACGGCCTGCCGCAATTCGAAGGCAGCAATGCCTGGGTGATTTCCGGTAACCGCAGCAAAAGCGCCAAACCGCTTCTGGCCGGTGACCCGCACATTCGTTTCTCGGTGCCGTCGGTGTGGTACGAGGCGCAACTGTCGGCGCCGGGGTTCGAACTGTACGGCCATCATCAGGCGCTGGTGCCGTTTGCCTTTCTCGGCCACAACCTGGATTTCGGCTGGAGCCTGACGATGTTCCAGAACGACGACCTCGACCTGATTGCCGAGAAGGTCAACCCGGACAACCCGAACCAGGTCTGGTATCGCGGCAAATGGGTGGACATGGTCAACACTGAGCAACAGATCGCGGTGAAGGGCCAGGCGCCGGTCACGTTGACCCTGCGTCAGTCGCCCCACGGCCCGATCATCAACGACGCACTCGGCACCGCCGCCGGCAAGACACCGGTGGCCATGTGGTGGGCGTTCCTTGAAACGCCGAACCCGATCCTCGACGGTTTCTATCAGCTCAATCGCGCCGACACCCTGGCCAAGGCCCGCGCCGCAGCGGCCAAGGTTCAGGCGCCGGGCTTGAATATCGTCTACGCCAACGCCAAGGGCGACATCGGCTGGTGGGCCTCGGCGCTGCTGCCCAAACGCGCAGCCGGGGTGAAGCCCGGTTTCATCCTCGACGGCAGCACCAATCAGGCGGACAAGGAAGGCTTCTACCCGTTCAGCGCCAACCCGCAGGAAGAGAACCCGGCGCGCGGCTACATCGTCTCGGCCAACTTCCAGCCTGTCTCGCCGACCGGCATGGAGATTCCCGGTTACTACAACCTCGCCGATCGCGGCCAGCAACTCAATCGCCAGCTCAGCGACAAGAATGTGAAGTGGGACAACGAGGCCAACCAGAAGCTGCAACTGGGCACCACCACCGCTTACGGCCCGCGTCTGTTGGCGCCGCTGTTGCCGGTACTGCGTGAAGTGGTGAGCGATCCCGCCGAGCGGAAACTGGTCGAGCAACTGGCGCAATGGAAAGGCGATTACCCGCTGGATTCCACCAGCGCCACGCTGTTCAACCAGCTCCTGTTCAACCTGGCCGACGCGACAATGCACGATGAGCTGGGCGATGATTTTTTCGAGATTTTGCTTTCGACCCGTGTGATCGACGCTGCGCTGCCCCGCCTGGCCGCGACAGCCGACTCGCCGTGGTGGGATAACCGCAACACCCTCGGCAAGGAAACCCGTGCTGACACGGTGAAAGTGGCCTGGCAAGCGAGCATCGCCCATCTCAAGACCCTCCTTGGCACTGACTTCGCGCAATGGCAGTGGGGCAAGGCGCACACCCTGACCCATGGTCATCCATTGGGCATGCAGAAGCCGCTGGATCGAATCTTCAACGTCGGCCCGTTCGCGGCGCCCGGCACCCATGAAGTGCCGAACAACCTCTCGGCCAAGATCGGCCCGGCGCCGTGGCCGGTGACGTATGGCCCGTCGACCCGGCGTCTGGTCGACTTCGCCGACCCGGCCCACAGCCTGACCATCAACCCGGTCGGCCAGAGTGGCGTGCCGTTCGACAGCCATTACGACGACCAGGCTGAGGCGTATGTCGAAGGGATTTACTACGAGGCGCATTTCAATGACGAAGAAGTCACGGCCAATACGCGCAGTACGTTGAAGTTTTTGCCGGCGCGCAGTGCTCAGTAG
- a CDS encoding GlxA family transcriptional regulator, whose product MQKTVAIVVFAGVQSLDVTGPMDVFSEANRFLEPQDHYRLEVIGVERGMMACSNGLSLNAHRHFSESLEGYDLLLVAGGPQLPFLDFGAAFDAWLRDACARSQRFGSICNGAFMLARAGLLEGRTVTTHWDDAAALATLCPSTQVDADRLYVQDGGLFTSAGVTAGIDLSLYLLAQDHGPEVALSVAKRLVVFTQRSGGQSQFSPFLTPHAEPTSAVALVQLYVLANLTGDLTIADLANAANMSARNFSRVFAKEAKITPAEFVERARVDAARVLLESTHSPLKTVAYQCGFRDAQHMRTVFNRRLGVTPQQFRQNFAAMV is encoded by the coding sequence ATGCAAAAAACCGTTGCCATCGTGGTGTTCGCCGGCGTCCAGTCGCTGGACGTCACCGGTCCCATGGATGTGTTTTCCGAAGCCAATCGTTTCCTCGAGCCGCAAGACCATTACCGTTTGGAGGTCATCGGTGTCGAACGCGGGATGATGGCGTGCTCCAACGGTTTGTCGCTCAATGCCCATCGGCATTTCAGTGAATCGCTGGAGGGCTATGACTTGCTGCTGGTGGCCGGCGGACCGCAGTTGCCGTTCCTGGATTTTGGCGCGGCCTTCGATGCGTGGTTGCGTGATGCCTGTGCGCGCTCGCAGCGGTTTGGCTCGATCTGCAACGGCGCGTTCATGCTCGCCCGGGCTGGATTGCTCGAAGGACGGACCGTTACCACCCATTGGGATGATGCCGCGGCGCTGGCCACGTTGTGCCCGTCGACTCAGGTGGATGCCGATCGCCTCTACGTTCAGGACGGCGGGCTCTTCACCTCGGCCGGGGTGACGGCGGGGATCGATTTGTCGCTGTACTTGCTGGCGCAAGACCACGGGCCGGAAGTGGCATTGAGCGTGGCCAAGCGGCTGGTGGTGTTCACCCAGCGCTCGGGCGGGCAATCGCAGTTCAGTCCATTCCTCACGCCCCATGCCGAACCGACATCGGCGGTGGCGCTGGTGCAGCTCTACGTTCTGGCCAACCTGACCGGCGACTTGACCATTGCCGACTTGGCGAACGCAGCCAACATGAGCGCGCGCAATTTTTCCCGGGTGTTCGCCAAGGAAGCGAAAATCACCCCGGCGGAATTCGTCGAGCGGGCGAGGGTGGATGCGGCGCGGGTGCTGCTTGAAAGTACTCATTCGCCGCTCAAGACCGTGGCGTATCAGTGCGGGTTTCGCGATGCCCAGCATATGCGCACAGTATTCAATCGCCGGCTGGGGGTGACGCCGCAGCAGTTCAGGCAGAACTTTGCGGCGATGGTTTGA